DNA sequence from the Pempheris klunzingeri isolate RE-2024b chromosome 9, fPemKlu1.hap1, whole genome shotgun sequence genome:
tctaacaacagtggtaggtataccacaacaaaaaattttcagtgtctcaataaattgggatgtggccaaaggacgtccactcctctcctttctgtgactcttccagtctctctgtatcactgttacaacctcctgatgacactctgtgaccctctaagctcagaAAAAAccatctgaggacttcctgtttgaagcctcgcaatggcgaggtgctgctgatcaattgttaggtgtcgtcttggtctcatgatgtcagaatgtgaacagcatgatgaggaggactgtttaaataccaattctaactgaagcaggaaatgtattggtcgattcatggatcaaacctgttgtgaattttgctgttaagcttcttgttagagaacagcaacttgtgcaaaaagtactgaaacactgaacagttggacatgtgcattcaaaagtttagagaaggtcacattaagttcacctggaaaggttagaatgcattttaggttcatcctgaaatttcacccgaaagccgaatatccctaactttttgtgagtagtgtataatgGGACTTTCTCCCTCCAGTGTTGTTCTGGGCTTGGGTTTCCCTGTAATAAGTTAAATGCATggaaatattatttttcatagACCTGTGTTTTAATATTGAAAGCATCAGAATGTATTTCTCCAAGTAGAAATCACACTTCTCCCCAGATTGACAATGTCACTTCAGTCTTTGTCAAAGGTCTCTCCAGTTTTTTGGTCAATGCTGACCCCTTGTGGCAAAATAAAGTCACTGCCTGTGGTGGGATAGTACAGAATAACCCAGCACCAGCCTAAATAAGTGAGACTACAGAAGAAGCCTTACATTTCTTTTGAAAAACACGTTCTgataaattgcattttttgaatgttttgaaaagtgctatTTAAACCCATAAGTGAAATAAGTCCTAAGACAATTTTCCAAACTTTCCCTCCATATGATTCCCAAGTATGATCCTTCCACAAACACCTTTTTAGCCTCATGAGAAAAATCTATTGATTTTGTGGACGGTTAGAAACACACATTGATACAAGATAGCAAACACTAAATTAAGCTATCAGAGATGCCCTAAACACTCAGTGATTCATCTATTTGTACATCATCTATAACATTTAATTGCATGGATAAGAGGCATAGGGGAACATGCATGTCGAAACGCACAATCATGTACACGTagttgaaaaaatatcaaatatgacACCATTGTTCCTTTGTCGTAGCCTCGGTGAAAGTGATAGATGAGGATGAGTAGAATAAAGGGGAGGGAGAATATGAGACCAGGAGATAAAGACGAAGTCAAAACTTATAATCTATAAACTCTTATCTCCCCCACAAGTTTACCAAGAGCCAAATTGGTTATTGACTAAAGCATCAGAGTACCGATGGGGCATCGAATGATCCTTAGTCACTTTGAAATGCCCGTcgatattttgtattttctttttccagacAGGGTCCACTATCATCTGGGTAAAGTGACAAAGACAGTGAAAGAACACCAGGATAAAAAGTACAATTCAAATGACTCATAAAGTTAATGCAGCTCTTCTGTAgaacaaagtaaagtaaaactgtAGTAGTTACAAAGTCTAATGTGCACGTGTGCACTAATGTGTGTATGAGATGTTGGATGTTGGCCACTTGTTTTGTCCATTGCCTTAAGGAAGACTACATTAGCCAACTGATGCGATAATTTGATGGAAGGAAGTTTCACAAGCTCTTTTAAATGACCACAATCTAATTTGGGTAATTCAGTGGAAACATTATATACTTGGAATGTTTGGGAaggaaaatgcagaaaaaatattCGCACAAAATGCTCACATCCAGTTTAAAGCATTGCTAACGTTATCTGCCTCGTATAAGACCATCACAGCTGAACTTTAATACAAAGCAGTGTGAAAAGGTTTTAAACAGTTGTTTGCAGCATTAACGGTGGCACAGTCAGGTTGCAGCATAAACTTCCCAGCTTATTATTCAGTGGATCTACTGTAGTGCGAAATTGCTGAATATGGTTTTGACATGAGTCTAGGTCTTGGTAactgcctttctttttttaatatcttatCAAAGATGTAGACTATTCTTTCTCCTCACCTTGGGTGGAGAATTACATGAATCTCACTCTCCTTGAAACTCTTAAGTGAATAAAAACTTCCTCGCTTTGTAAAGTCAGTTCTTACCAGCACTCCAGTTTTCAGAGCACAATATCCTGCCGCCCAAAATGTTGTATTCTGACAAAGTAATTGGAAAAAGTCAGATTATCATATAACTTTGGTTGGAAAAATTAACTCAGCTTCACCTTAAAAACTAACTTTAGTGTTAAATAAATGGCAGTCTACTATCACAGAGGAAGGAACCTGtaaggagaggaggaatgtTATAAAATAAACTAGTTTGAGCACATGTAAATCCCTTTGGATGTTGCAGTTCTCATGAGGAAGGCCATTGTTGGCATGGCATTGCATTAGAGGCATCAAGGACAGACAGTTGACATTGATAGTTTTGGTCTCTGGGAAATTCGAACAGAGAAGTCCTGGTTATTTTGTCTTGATAGTTTTATTTGGAATTTCAGAGACCCGGACTCAGCTATTGACTGATTCTCATTCACCTTGAAACATGCATTGACTTTTATCTGGAGCCAGTGTTTCTATTGTCCTTTGCAATTTGTCATCAGGGGAAGGCCTTAATGAGAAACAAAGGGTAAGAACAATAGTTCAATGTGGTCCTCAGGTTTattgctgctcatgtgggagaCGAAAGTTAGTCACGTCACTGTGTTTTAGAGGCAGGAAAGACTTCCTACTGCTAGATGGCAGCAATATTTGTagggcttcttttttttttttaaatgtaaagtaactgaaatatataaagtaatttacaaaacagcacagcttattttttgttgttagcCATGATTGCATCCAAGCATCATATGCATTTTTGTGATGGAAATGCTAAATCAAATATCCCTGAAAACAGGGACAGAACAGCAGAATATCCAGTAAATCTTCAAGGACATCAGTGAGGAGCTGATAGAAGCATGTTAGTAATTCAGTGGCATAATAACGTGTGATGCAGGACCTACTGGACTGTTTGTGGTACTGGGTAAACAAAGATGATTCAAAAGCTGATTTAACCTCCAATTTAGTGGACATTTTCTCTACATTAAGAGCAGTGCACTGAGCTAAGCAGCTGCGACACAAAAGAGTCAAGTAAATGAGCACTTGAGTCAATATTTTTGAGTACACTTGTTTAGGAAGGGCTATCTGACCTCCTTCATGAAAACAACATTGATGCAGTCTATTCAGAAGCATTTTACTAAATCAAGAACAATAGGTACAAATGCTGAGAGACTTAGTTTTCCCTTGATTATTTGAGTGCTATAAATAGGTCAGTAGTTCCAAATTGGCATTCAAcctaaaatgaaacaaaaagtaTGGATCATTTTCTAGAAGTTACTTAAATCCTTGACTGAACATGTCTACACAACAGATCATTTATAGAAGAACTTCATAATGAACAGGAATCGATGGGTTATAGTCTGTTCTGAAATACACTTTTGCAATGTTTTCCTGCAATGTTGTATGTTGCCTGTATTctttataaaaacaacaatttgaaaaacactaaaataaaataaatatactgctgtcactttatatatatatatataaaaagtgaGAGCAACAATATTAGAGAAAAGAGGCAAACCCAAAACAAGTTCTATTGTGTCCCAAGGCCAATTCTTATGAACAAAAAACTCTCAACATTTCAAGTTTCTAATATAATAATGCACAAAAACCAGAACACACAAAATCTATTGTTCTTCCGTCCTTGAAATCCTTCTTAGTTTAATGAAATGATTATAAGgaataaacaactttttttttttacatttcagaagCAATTCATATCACCATTATCAGTCATTTTATTCAGTCTAAATGgaggacaaaacaaaagtatTCTTGCTGaataaagttgttttaaatTGGGTGATAAGAGTACAATaacacttgtgtgtttgtgttgaaggTGGACAGAGTTGGTTTTACAGTTTACTGATGAGGAGAAGATTAGGCCTTCATTCTCCATAATGGACAGAGTCACTGAGATTGTGCAATAGGAAGAGGAAGTGGGCGTCCACTCAAGTTTAAACCTTGAGTTCAGCTTATACACAACGTGAACATGAACTTCGACTTTGCGGTGGCATGTTGCAGTGGGATGGTTTGTGGCGGTTTCCCTGAGCCCCAGTTCAAAAAGCCTTTACAGCTGGGTTGCAAAGGTTGTTATTGAAGAGGGTGGGGTTCAACGGTGGTGTTACAAGTGCAAGTCCTAACATTTCAGTTACATAAAACAATGCTCTCGCAAAACAGGTGTAAATCCACAGAACTGCATCAGTTGGTGACAGTAAACCTAATTCATATTTGTACAGTTGCATGCATGCTATTCATGGTAGATCTGGGGCTTTTGGACTGACGATGGGGCTTTGGTTCCTCTATAAATAATACAAACTTAtacattaattcattaaaatatacagtagcttcattttttttacccacataataaaaatgtacaatagTTGTTCAAAAACTTAGATGTATAGGAGATATATAGGATATAAAATATGACCAGTAAAACAGCAGTGTGGGAtactgatgctgttttgcaTTGTTACATACAACAGACAGTTGTGTCACGTTACTTTTAAAGAACTGTCATTTGTAACAATTTTAGAAGGGCTTTTTAATGTTAGCAACTAAAGCTACTTACACAAATGTAGACAACATAACAGTATCCACTGGGTTTAGCCCCAGCATGGATCATTCTCCCTTTGTCTTTTGTGcgacagagaaaacacaagttcAAACTACAAGCCAGACTCTTCAAACAGTCATTGTTTTTGGAATTAAAGTCCACAGTCAGGGGACCACATTActagtttttaaaataaaagaattctcATGAAAGGCTTTAGTGAGGGTTGCATAAATAAATCTGGACTGTCCTAGACAAAGATGATCCAATCCCCTGTGACAGTATTTACGCTGCAGGAGTCCTTGAGAGAAAACAAtgtttcctccagctccagagAACCTCATGTTTGTTTTAGGCCTACACTCCCTACCTGACTTTCAACGCTGCTCCTCCCAGACCTCACACACCCTGCAGCAAAGGCAAAGGCTATTTGAGACCAGAACGTCCTGTCTTTTCTGCTCTACTGTTTGGGATATTGTTTAAAGGCACTCtgtggattttgtttttataaacaGTTATGTTAACATTCAGGGTTACTTAACAAAATGAATCATTGAGACCTCAGAAATGTGTGTGGGTtaatttccttcctttttttttttaaacctgcattgtttGCATTCGTGGATACTAACTAGCATTCTTTATTTTTGCAGCTGTATTGCTGCATCATAGCGAAATCAGAGGCCCGGTCAAAGAAAATGCGGCTTCAAAGCACTATTAaaggtcaaaaactccacaggggtACCTTTTAACCAAGAACACAATCACATCTTCATTTAACATTGTGCTattataaaaagagaaatgaatggATGTCAGTAGTTGTAATTatactaacaataataaactAGCTTGTAGTTTGATGAGCCATTCTCTTACATACAATTCAACAGAAAAGTCACCAAAACAAGCATCAGGAGGCTGTTTTCATGTACATCTTTTTTAACTTAAACTTTGCCCCACATTCATCACCCAGCTGGTGTGTTTACCAAGCTCAGTAACTACCAAGTAACAGAGGCTAAAGCGACGTCAGTAATGTTGTCGCCctcagcaaacatggattgagGACAAACTTCATAAAGTACTTAACCAAAGTGACACATTCAGCATAGGCCTACCAGGTTGTAAAAACACCACATCCTTAAATGTGAGATCCTTCACGTCAAAAAACATGATCTTTGATctcatgaaatgacaaaaaaacagttacagtaacaagAAGATTGTGGGTTATGAGCTAAAGGTGCTCTCTGgaagaaatagaaatacataGTTTTAGTTAGTAGCAAGTTAGTTGTCCAGCTGTAACAGTCAAAGATGACTGGCATTCATATGTCAAAGGACCTGATATGAAAACATTCACAGAATATACATCTGCATAGTGAAGGCACTGCAGTCTGGATACACGAAGGCCGCAAAATGGAAAGATACTGACGTTTGTCTGCTCTACAATATCATACCTATCGCCATTTACTGCTTTATGGCTTTGTAAACACGACCATGTCTTtcccacaggaaaaaaaaaaaaaccctttccCTTGATTATCACTGGTAAACCACATTATGGGCTACCATTGCTTATAGTGCATTCATGTTCAGGCACAGTCTGGCAATTtcttacaaaataaatatttctagAATAGCAAATGACACTGATTATTGAACGTTTACTGTGCTGTACAGtagatttagaaaaacaaacagaactgtATTGCTATTGTAACtctatcatatatatatatatatatatatatatatatatatagagagagagagagagagagagagagagagagagagagagagagagagagagagagagagagagagagagagagagagagagagagagagagagagagagagagagagagagagagagagagagagaaattttTCCAGTTTCACAATTTCAAACTGAGTCAGCATGTGACTACATAAGCCTGTGCAGGTGGCAGGTGGCAGGTGACTGAACTCATTTCGGTCTCTGCGTGCAAAAAGGAGAAACTGTTGCTCTAAGAATTACAGATTAGAGGTTGACTGATTAATCTGCTGGCCAAATCATCAGCACTGATTGCATGCGTTATCAGTATTAGCACAATTGGCTCTGATAGTGGGGAGGAATATTGGCCGATTTTTAAATGGTTATCTGCTTTTCAAAGCTTTATCATCAGCTAATCGGTCAACCTCTACAACAGATGTAGCCATTGTCGAGTTTTACGGTTTACTCGGTACTTTGACTCCATTTCTATAAGGTAGACTTGCTGTTTGGACCTGCTGAAACAGTATTGAATAAAGATTGTCTGAAGCAGTTCTGACAAAATTTCATAACTTCAGCAATTACTGTAGCATTACAAGGCACGTAGGAAACAACGGGCCGTTCTTTTGTATTCTGTGAGATGTAAACTGCTTACATGTAAACATAGATATTTGGACAGATTATCTTTTTAGCATTTTCTGTCATAATCTCCATTAGGAGTTGAAAGGCTTTGGGCGTAGCGGACAGCGTCTCCAATGGTGAAGAATATGGTTTTGTTCTCTCCATCATATTCTTTTTTGTCGGTGTAGTATCCCCCTCTTTCCAGATCGTCCAGTACTGAGGCACTACACTGGGCCAGGACAACCTTGATCCCAAGTTCTCCGTAATCTTTGCGGACCTCTTTCAGAGCATTCACTCCAGCCGTATCTAGAAACAAGATGGCGCTGCAGTCGATCACCAAGCTGTGTAATCTACGGGAAGATTTCTTGTCAAGTATCAAGGTTACAGGCGCACCAGCTTCGACCTCATCCTCGTTATCCGCAGCATTCTTCTCGTCTGACTTCATATTTGCGACTCCTGTGTCCTCAGCTTGTTGTTTGCTCTTCTTCGTGAGCTTCATACGGCGAGTTTTCTCCTTCACAGGATCGAGCCCTGCACACCTGTAGAGACATTTTTTGAACAGGCTCTGGTTGGCATAATAGATTGGAGCCTCATATCTAAAAACAGCCACTCCGGGATGCGTTTGAAGGCCGTGGTAAGATGACAGGTCCTCATAATGTTCCCTGTTTGTAGCCTGGCCGAGCTCTAGGACCTGGGCTCTCTGAGTTCGGCCAAGGACGCAGAGGGCTGACACCAGGACTCCCACAAGGAGACCCAGCTCTGTATTGACCAGCGCTGAGGTCGCCATGGTGATCACCCAGATGGCAGTATCGACGCGGTTGACTCGCCACATGCGGGGAACGTCTGTGAATTTTCGTAAAGCTCCGCGGAGGTTAACCACAATGATGACAGCTAATACACATCTGGGCAGGAGAGGGAAGcaagaaaacaagcagaaaaacataaaggTTATGAGTGTCACTTGGTGGTATTCATGGTAGGAGGCAACTGAATCTGAAGAGTAAAAGGTATTTTAAGCTGTTCAAGAAACACAAGGTTACAAGTCTTCACTTTCCATTTGCAGTATAAAAACATTTGGCTTCTGTCAACTTTAAGGTTTTTAAATTGTCAGTGCAACCTTTTaccattaaaaaataaaaaagatgaaaacttgtgttttttcatatttttcaaaagcaaaaacactgagGGGCGAAGGAGATAATGAGAGCAGCAGACGGTGTCAGCTCAAGCCCTACAGAAATAAGAGAGGAAGgataataaaagaagaaaaggaacgAAGATTAAAAACTGCACTTAACAGATGGGTGTCGATACTGACAAAGACATTCCATACGATCAGTGAATTGgcgagtgtgtttgtttacGGGTGTGTACGTAGGTAACAGAAGCAAATCAATACCAATCATCAGCTGCAATCTCAATCAATAGGCAGCGATCGAGGCTCACATGAGACCCAAAGCGTCTCCTAATGGATAAAAAGCCCTCTTTGCCTTCTAATTAGCAATTACCTCTTTTTATAAACTGATATTTTTGCTCCTTGCTCCCCCTTATTCCTAATTGGTTTTTGAATTATtatgaatttaaacatttttgaacATCTGTGTCGTCACTTCCACGTTGTTGCTTAAAGATATTTGAACTAGCACAGCCTCTGCAGAGAGACCTATTGTTAACGCAGACTCTGCTGGTTATCTGTATTTGTCTAAGTCTACCCTTGAAACTTCTTTTCACGGTAAACAAGATAAGAACCAGAAGCAAACGTTTAGGTTTTTCATTACACTGGATAGAAAACCTTTGActcataaaacaaataatgtcAATGTTTGTGTCAGAGCTGTATGCTGCTATGTGTTGCAATTTAAACTTTGGGTGGAATATCACTTACAGaattttaccattttaataTTCCAATATTGGCTTTTTTGAACAAAAATCTTCATTAATTTAATCGATCTATGTAGAAACTATGCTTTACAGATGACATGCATTTATGTCCTTCTACCATTGAATTTATTTTAgcaaggttttatttttttttaaatgtatcaaCCTTGACACTGGGCCTGGGTGTTTGCTCAGAACCAAAATGTGTGTGGCTCTAAATTGCATGTGGCAGGCTGGTGATGTTTGCTCCACACTGATGATTCTCCTCAACATGCATTTTATAGGTTAGAGATGTTTAGGAAGTGGTTTCTGCATattgcttatttgctttttacACACAGCTGATTTTTGTTATTCTACCACTCCCATCGTGTGACTGTATATGTCTTCTGTTTTGCTATTATGATTTATATAACCTTTACAAGTGGAAATTTTATCAATGTGAAAACACCACTCCAAACAAGCTGATTAAAGTTCATCACTGTATTGATGAGAGCAAGCTGTCATTCCACTAAATCAGATTTAATTACCATTTAACTGCTCTCACCTACTAATAAAAGGTTTAACTCACAAGAGGAATAATTAACGTTAATTAAATACTGCTAATTAAGATTTTGTTGTGCTTACTTTTGAAGGGAATAGAAGAGCGGTGCGAtaaccagcagcaccagcagcaggacgAGGGCGCTGACCAGCCCAGACACCTGAGTCTGGCACCCCGTTGACTCCTTGACGAGGCTTTTAGTTAGCGCTGCACTGGTGGTGAAGCAGCGGAAGAACGATGGCAGGATGTTGCAGAAGCCAATGGCGTACATCTCCTGGTTGGCATCCACTGTGTAACCGTGCTTTTTGGCAAACATCTCCGACAGTGAGACGGTGATGGCGAATCCCACGATGGCAATGGAGAAGGCGTCAACGGCCACATTGGGGATCAGAGACCACATGGGCAGCTGGGGAGGGAGGAAGCCCGTGGGGATGTTGCCAGCCACGCCCGACCCATAGTCGATATTGAAGCGACCAAAGTGAGAGGCCAGTGTCGCAATTATCACCACAAAGAGCTCAAAGGGAATTGGAGCCTGGGTAAGGAAAAGACACACAATTCTTGgatgttattttttttgttagaaTAACAAAAAAGTAAGGATGTTAGTTTAATTTTAACATTGTTACCACTAGCGGGGTTACAAATGTAAAGTTTGGTCTGAGGATTGTGGGGGAAATACCATGACAAGATAAGTCAAGTGGTTGTACTGCGTATGGTGGCCTTCTTAGGGTATGAACTTGTCTGATTTAGTTGCGCTTTTTATGCCTCAACTCATTTGGACCCTTGGATCTTAAGGCATACATCTACACATAGCCATATTTTAGCTTGAGCCTTAATCCAACTTCGCAATTTCATGGACCAATTacattgggggaaaaaacagcagGGTAGCCAAGTGATGACCAAACATCACCATCCCACCGACCTTTTTTGATTGCAATCTTGACAAAGATTGTTGTACTGTTGCTGCaaatcatttcagaaaaaaagcagagttCTATTTGAAATCAGATTAGCCGCACCTTATCCATTTACTTTTACCTTTAGCTTGGCTTTGAAGCGATCGTTGAGCTCCTTGGTGGGTATCAGTATCAGCAAGCACACCAGACTGGTCACCAAGTCACAAATGTTGGTGTTTCCCAGGTTGATGAGCAGGTTGTACCAGGTCTTAAACAGCGTGAACCAGCCCTGGGGCCTGGGGATTTTCAGGCCAAGAAGGTACTTGAACTGGGAAGTAAGGATGGTCAGGGAGGCTCCTGTAGCGAAGCCACTGAGAAGGGAGTCGGAGAGATAGACGGAGACAAAGCCTACCTGGAAAATGCCCATTAGTACCTGAGAGAAGGCGATACGCAGGAGTAAGTCAACAGTTTCCAAACAAGCAGGAAATTGACATACATAGAAGTATTCGCAAAAAGACGCTAGAGATATTGTTTGGTCTGTTCATAGATTCCAGACTATACTGCATTTCCTCCTAGTTTACCAAAGTCATGAGCTGTGACTGAGCTGAATCAGACAGCATTTGTTTACAGTAGCATGCTGCAGATTTGTTGGATTCTAGTGCTTTAGGTCATCCCTGCTCACTTACCTGGTAAACCCCAGCAGTAAAGGTAACTGTAGCTCCCACTGTGATTGCATAGCAGCTTCTGTCACATTCCAAAGCAACGCTGCCATTCCCCTGGGCAGCCAGCAGAATGGCACTACTGTTACTACCGATGCTGCTGCTTTCCGTGGCGTATCCCGCCAGAGCCAACTCTCTATCCACAACCTGACCCACGAGCAGGCAGAGCACCCCAAAAATCCCCACTGAGATGTGTTTAGACGTGCCCAAGAAAGCAtagatgatggaggagaagaacGAAGTATAGAGACCATATATGGGGTCCTGGCTGGCCAGTAAGGAGTACGCTATGGACTGGGGGACCAATAGGATTCCAACAATCAGTCCTGACATGGCATCGCCCAGCAGCCATTCCCTGAGCTGGTAGCGAGGCAACCATTTCAGAATCGGGACAAAGCCCAGAACTTTGGTTTTTGCTTTCTTTGGGGTGCACAAGCAGTGTTTCTTAAGCCGATGTGACACGACAGATTGCCAGCCTTTGGCCGTTTCTTTCTCCAGTCTCGCCAGAAtgagaggctgctgctggtcgCTTTCAGCTCCATCTTCCTCATCGCCATGAGTCATGATCAATCTGTGGTGActagaaaaaaaatagagtTCAGTTTAGCCCAGTAGTCATAGCAGCTTTATCTCAAACAACTGATTACAACAGGCAAAATAATGAGTGGACCTCCACACCCCTGCCTGAGCCAAATCATCTGCTCTAATGcatattttaacatttgctGCTCGCTACAATAATAACCACATACACTCAATAGGTGCGGGGTGAGGAGAAGTGCTATTCAAATCTCATGACAGTTAGCGTGGGCTTGACTACATATTGCTGACATTCTGGTGAGACTAAGGAATATTCCCTCCTCTTGATGTTACATCACAATACAGATAAGACACTTCCCCTTATTCATACAATTCAGCTTGTGCTGAAAAGCTTTTAGCGACCCGTACACAGAAAAATAAGGCTTTATCATTTGCTGGTAATCCCGAGTGCAGATCTCTACcaggacaaaaacaggaatcCAAGGAAGATGTCAATAATGGCTCACGTAATGTGATATGTTATTCCCCTCAACAGACTTGGCCGCTTGAGGTCATCATGTAAAGAGGCCTGAGCTACATAATGACTGGAtcctttatttctgtttcccAATTCTAGAATTACCATGTCAAAAATTGTAAGTTGGCGTAAGTTAAGTCTGGGCATAACTTGGTTGAAAAGTCAGTTTTTACTACAGACCAACATTAAAGCGACTATATTTTGTCCAAAAAAGACCTAACCACGTgtagaaactgaactgaaactaaCTTCAACGCTGGGGATCGAATTGGTTTTATAtaacaagcacatcaaaaacaaaactatcaCCTCACAACCCAGCTGATCACATTTAACAGGCGTTTTTTACCCTGTAGATACCCAAACTGTGCTTACAGTAATCCCTACTGGGACTGTGTGACTACTTCTCCACAGCATGCATTCTCAAAATTATAACGTCAATAGGATTACAGTGACCTTAACTCGTTTTGTTTCCCCAAAGGACTCACGTGTAGTGATGTTAATGAGATGATCGGCCATGCCTGCAGACCATTTAAATGCAGACAGTTGTTAATTGGAAGCGTTATCACCAAAATGTTAACTTGTATAGCAGCATTACTAAACGGTAATATATACTAACGCTTATATCTAATGTTGCCGGTGTAAAAATCTCCTCAAAGTCATTGTTTACTTGCGAAAATCCCTTATTAGCTCAGTCCCCGCAGGGTTAACTAGCTAACATAACTCCTGCCAACGCTGCGTTAGCGGAGCCCTGAATGGGCACTATTGTAAACAAGTTGTCAACGTGGACACCAGCTGAAACTTTAAGCTAACGGAGGTTAACTAACGCAACAGTCTACTTTTCcgcaggaggagagaaaaaaaacattgttgtgtACAAGTGTAAAGTGTAACTGACCTGAGCTCGAGTCAGTCGTGGTTTACAAAGTTACTCGTGACTTCAGACAGTTGAGTGTCATCCTGCTTCAATTGCATTAGGGACCGGTCTTTAGCGCCGTGCGTCATGACGTTTACGGAACGTGCGTCACATGACCGACTGAGACAAAAGATAGTTTGTGTAGGAAGATGAATCACTTTGtagcaaaataagaaatgtgtaattattataaattataatgcCGAATTTAAGGCAAGGGAAGCTACTATGTGTAGTTATGTTCAGATAACAAggtttacattaaaaaaataagtatatCTTCATAATGTAAAATCCTtgcacagtcacacagctcTTGAAAAACACCTAAACAGAAGGCCAGCTATCATAACTTTTCTATTTCAACAATtggctgaataaaaaaaaaatccctaaaCTGTTTTTTTAACGCATATTTGGAAAACAGAATAACAGTGGAAAACTAGTGTAGAAATATCTGGCATATAGTTAGTCAGGGAAAAACTGTTCTCCAACCCAAAGTCCATGAGCCACTCATTCTGTAACTCATATTGAGGTTGGTGACAGGGCATCCAGGGATAGTGAGTATTCATTTAGCTTTTCAACTCTCTGAACAGATTGATT
Encoded proteins:
- the slc26a2 gene encoding sulfate transporter, producing the protein MTHGDEEDGAESDQQQPLILARLEKETAKGWQSVVSHRLKKHCLCTPKKAKTKVLGFVPILKWLPRYQLREWLLGDAMSGLIVGILLVPQSIAYSLLASQDPIYGLYTSFFSSIIYAFLGTSKHISVGIFGVLCLLVGQVVDRELALAGYATESSSIGSNSSAILLAAQGNGSVALECDRSCYAITVGATVTFTAGVYQVLMGIFQVGFVSVYLSDSLLSGFATGASLTILTSQFKYLLGLKIPRPQGWFTLFKTWYNLLINLGNTNICDLVTSLVCLLILIPTKELNDRFKAKLKAPIPFELFVVIIATLASHFGRFNIDYGSGVAGNIPTGFLPPQLPMWSLIPNVAVDAFSIAIVGFAITVSLSEMFAKKHGYTVDANQEMYAIGFCNILPSFFRCFTTSAALTKSLVKESTGCQTQVSGLVSALVLLLVLLVIAPLFYSLQKCVLAVIIVVNLRGALRKFTDVPRMWRVNRVDTAIWVITMATSALVNTELGLLVGVLVSALCVLGRTQRAQVLELGQATNREHYEDLSSYHGLQTHPGVAVFRYEAPIYYANQSLFKKCLYRCAGLDPVKEKTRRMKLTKKSKQQAEDTGVANMKSDEKNAADNEDEVEAGAPVTLILDKKSSRRLHSLVIDCSAILFLDTAGVNALKEVRKDYGELGIKVVLAQCSASVLDDLERGGYYTDKKEYDGENKTIFFTIGDAVRYAQSLSTPNGDYDRKC